In the Maniola hyperantus chromosome 13, iAphHyp1.2, whole genome shotgun sequence genome, ATTAGCCCAACCTTGCTGTAACCTGAGCGGTACATTGACCACAGTATCGCAGTGATTTCGAGATGAAATATGAAACCGCCGCGCGCCTTTTGGTATTTCGTTATTAGGTTAGGTATTATTTAATAGGGATTTAATCggttttcttatttaaaaaaacccggccaagtgcgagtcaaactcgcgcactgagggttccgtactacagtagtattttttcgtcattttgcacgataaatcaaaaactaatctgttttagaatgtacaagtaaagccattttatatgataccccacttgctatatcaatcttactttgaaagttgaaaatactaattatttgttcatgaacacattttttttctgatgtaaccacaaattcacccttatttcccccttacgtgtgctataagacctacctacctgcctgccaaatttcatgattctaggtcaacgggaagtagcctaggtttcttgacatacacgtcagacagacagacagacgaggtgatcctataagggttcctttttccttttgcggtacggaatcctaaaaaccagtcaagtgcgagtcggaatcgcacacgaagggttccgtaccatcatacaatatacatatacctagctcttttatgtagaacactgcaagtcaATTACCGACTGCGCTATCTATGTATATgtaatttagtaaattaatttgttcatgaacacattttaatttttttttgtgatgtaaccacaaattcacggttggATTTTGTCctttcctacctacctattgatacTAAATAgctaaaacaaataaaagagaaaagtctatacaaaaatatattccaAAAAGAAGTAACATcacatataaataattatttcgcaTTTAAGTACAAGTAACATTCGTATTGTTCTTATTACATCACCttcattacataatattcgttAAAAAGTAATCACTTACTAGCAATTATAAATATAGAAttatataattactatattaattatataataagaaatataaatttactagcaattctttaaaatactaTTTTCAACCATTTAGGATATTATGTATCCAAGTGTTAATGTagttctataatattttttggagtcgatgccaatgaggtgccaatgtggagtcacaaaacaatatgtaattggcaccggctccaaaacaTATTATCATAGAACTACGTTGAAATcgttgattattatttttaaagtggaaTGCCCATTCACGCTTACACTAAAGCTTTGCTGACTttacttagagttaaaacgagacggagccATGTTAGatgcataaatctgtctctttctaaCTCAGACTTGATGTATAGAGACATGAGAGTACTGTGACTTTGTTCTGACCTAAGACACAATAAAAATGAGACAGTtatgtctctcacataaatctccCTTGTTTTAACAAGGAAAGTCTTagctaagtcaaagtacgctatCAAAGTCTaatgctgagatctatagagcgcacattgactttgctcagacttaagattgagttaaaacgagacagattaatgtgagagatatagctttgtctcgttttaactctgtcttaagtctaaactaagtcagagtgcactctacagatctcaccctaagaatcggtaaagtctgagcaaaatcaaagaacACTCCTAAAACTGTTTACACTTTAAATGCTTCTCAGCCTTTGAAGATTTGACATAACACAATATAAGCTGCTTCTAATAAAAGTTCACTTACAAAAGAATCAACAAAATGTAATAATGCccagtacttaaatctaaataacaTGCGTTTTTGCTGACGAATACTAGCATTTTTTTAgcaaattttagtttttattgtgCATATACCACACACTGGCTTTactcgggctaacgtcgactaaacacgtgagccggtgtataatggaaatcactcacgatagtttaaacgctaaaattttaGTTTCAgctccccaattgtgtaagaataaccatttcatggctatcgcaatcgtcaagaaattctggcCTTTGATTGgatgattcgctgtttacattttttcacagccaatcaaagggcagaattcttgacgattgcgatagtcatgaaatggttattcttacacaattggggggctgtttgGAGTATGttctacaatgaaccaaaagcttaatttgctgtaatccgctgaaacaggtacGCAGAACCTGTTTCAACGGATTACAGCGAAttgagcttttggttcattgtatatgatggacttccgcaaagtaacgcctgcttctatacaacatggAGTATgttcattaaccgacttcaaaaaaaggaggaggttctcaattcgtcggaatcttttttttttttttttttttatgtatgttccccgattactcaaaaacgcctggaccgattttgaaaattctttttttgtttgaaagggtatacttcaaagttggtcccatttcaatttggtgaagatctgatgaacatcttcgaagatagatactggaactcctcaacggataagagtaaattgctcgcgatcagtgtaatagcttagtaaacagtagatttttaaccaggcatagcataattccatggggccactaaaaattgtgaaataaaatttttttacaaaaaaaataaaaaccgacttcgttacataaacactaaaaattgaaaaataatttaatttattaccgattatattatgtatacaagagttaatatagttccataataatattttttggggtcggtgccaatgaggtgccattgtggagtcccataaaaatatgaagtctagacgattcgcgcagctaaagctaatttgCACCGGCACCATTACAGCGAATTAAGCTTTTCGTTCATTGTATAtgatggacttccgcaaagtaacgcctgcttctatacaacatggagtatgttaatttattgtaactgtatcacaataaaaataatgttactgtctgtattataataattcatagTCTAGCTTTTAATCTGTGACAGtaaattacagttttattttccACATTCACGAAAGTAGGTATACACGAAaacgaaaataatttaaatgacTATTCCCACAAGTACAATAATTGTAGGTTTATAAATTCGTTAATTTTTCGCATCAGGTAATCAACTTAGAGGCTCTACGAGACatttttgaagcgaagcttTGTTTACGGATATTTGGGCTCAGACGCCcgaaaaaaaatggaaaaaataaGTTACCGGCCCGTAACTTCTCCGAGACACGAGATAGGAACTTCTTATTTTACGACTTTTAATAGACTGACCGGACTGGACCGGATTAAATCGGACCAGACTGGCCTTAACTGGTTCACTCCGATCAAAATGCGGGctatacacgatcaagtttgcaGCAAACTGAAAGCGGCGCCCTGTAAACttgacggtgtatggctatcagtGTGCATGACAAGTCGACTTGTCAAGTCAATCAAGTCCGCTGCAATCTTGACGGTAAACTGAACTTGATCGTGTATTTCCAGCGTTACTTTTAACAAGAAATGCGTAAAGCTTCGCTTCTGTCGGGGGTTCCCTAACGCCTTGTTTTACTGAAAACTTATATACAGTGGCCCCAAAACAAGTAGTCccatctgaacacgaggcgtatcaCTGCACAAAGCactaaaacaaattaatgtCAGCTGGCTTGTGTATTGCTCTATGACCTGTGCACATCGCCATGTTGCAATATTCTTGGACTGTAGAAATAAAACTATGTGGTTTTTTgaatagcggtagtttatggggctagaattcattatcaacgagaataattaaaaaaaaaaaaacatgatttttatctatttttaacataaacgtcacgctgtacggaaggtgattaacgacgtcacaatccgtaaacgaaaaattttcaatttttaaacataaaaaaatagagtaatttctgtgggaaaatattttttgtgttaaaaatttaaaaatatttgtcgttcacaccttgtgacgtcattaatcgcttttggtacagcgtgacgttaataattaattattttaaaaataaataaaatcacgaATTTTTTTCTAGCCTatctatacaaaaaattacgtcattttactactacagtccaagaccctatttcaGATTAGACTGCTTGTATTGTGATCACGTGAGGCTGGCTCAGTGCTTATAGCCAAATGGTTAGAGCTGAACGACTTAGCTTAGCTGGCTGGTCCCCCGTCAGAGCGCGTTGTGTTCTTTGAGCAGGAAGTGTCCCACCAGACGCTTCTGAATGTCCGTCACTCCGCCGTAGATTTGCGTGCCGCGGGCGTCTCTGTTCACAGAAAATAAGAATTATAGAATAAGAATTACATCTGCATGCATAATTctgtattgtattattattatagctctCACTTATTGCCATAATTATCTCATTGACattaatacaaatacaaatttctttattgcgaatctggaggaaaacagtggagatgttacaaaaacaaaaaggtacagccaaattctgcctattagcaagcaatatgatattcctaacaaacgtgtacatagttttgataaaatttgccaaatttaatacttagtcacaaaagaataatatagtaattaataagttccTAACacttttaaaattgttaaattcTATTTTATGCTATTTTTTAACCGGACAAAGTAGATTGCCGTGTATTCCTGTAATGATAACTGTACTCGGACTAGACAATTACTATAATGCAATATTTTTAATGCTAATACAGTGTATCGATAGTGTatcatattaaataaataaataaataaattatagaacAAATCTGTTCACTGGTTCTAGTTAAGACTGCTTGCTAATTCTATGTTAGCCGACAAGGTATGGTTTCCACCATCTCCCATTCACCTGAAGTGTCTCTAGGTGTCGAACTTGGTGGACAGTCCCCTGCAGCCTAGTAGTTGGCGATGGCGGCGGCCGGATTTGTGCGCGCTACGTATTTGGCAATGCTGTTCTAAGATTACCCACAGGATTGACCTTGGTGAACAGTCCCCTGCCGCCCAGGATCTTTACCAGCAATTTAACCATACCAGCTACATATTTAGCCGTGGAACTGATCTATTCTTACCTGAAATGTCTCTCAGCATTGAACTTGGCCACTCGCCACGATAGCCGCATTTTAACCCCCTACGTATTTGACCATGGAACTGTTTTATGCTTACCTAAAGTGTCTCTCGGCATTGAACTTGGTGGACAGTCCCCTGCCGCCCAGGATCTGCACGCAGTGGTCGGCGACGGCGGCCGCGTTTCTGCCGGCCACGTATTTAGCCATGGAACTGTTCTTAGTGCTAACGTCTGTCGCCGCTCTATATGTTAGCAGACGAGCCGTCTCTACCATAATGCACATGTCTGTTAATCGATCCTGCAAAACAAACTGTGATGGTTAATTCTGCTAATTTGTGCTTCAAATTAAAGCAGAAGCGATTAAAATGCGAAAACCCATGAAACGGAAGGTTATTTTCTGTATAACCAGTGATACAATAGCCGTATGCTACTTGATACAATCCTACTGCATAAAATCATCAACAATCAAACGGATACCACACTTTTGTCAAAAATAGGTCTAAATTGTAAAATCCCAaaacgagcaactcgcacttacaACGTATTTCCAACTAAGCCCTGCCGCACTGTTTTTGCGACGCACTCTTTCCTCAATCGCATCTGTCATCAATTTAATACGCTTCATCAGAAAGATcgacagctaaatatttttaattctacgacaacctgctttcgtcgtaacgtcattatcttcctacgaaagggagctaattaatcagtttgtaatgagacttaaccgatttaacgtgctaattccttattacattttgctttactttactgccttttaaagtcataacatcattgtacctaaatcttttgtactagccagttgttaacgtttatgctatgtgtcctttagttataaatccttttgtatgtaaatacttgtgtatgtgtaaatgttgttggttagtcaaaaaaaaaatacaagttacaacccgCAACATGCAATGTGCGTGGTTCAATATTTACTTCCTGTCCAGCCGATTATTTACAGGAATAAAATCCAGATGAATctatatagagagagagccagcgcgtgccagaccttcgttattttatgaaagttgaaaatttttCTGTATACTGTCCCCGATACAGGTAGGAACgaccagcgactatgaagtttggataatgatggctttgggaggtaataggtacagttcttgcaattcacgaaggctagtggactttacttgtggtaacgtcgtttacatggtcattgcgtaagtgtgcgtgcatgtcggaccaatcagtcgcgagcaagcgctgttaaacgcacacatttagtgtaccttacgtataccaatatgacttaaacacaagcatgagacactggccttcgtgaaatgcaagaactataataaagttgtaaaaaaatcttacatcaagtctaatgtttttatattttcttcggaataggaTTAGAAAACACGCGATGCATTGCAAGACACCCTTAacattaacaatttattaaacttttaatttattaaagtaaTAGTTTATTAATTGGTAAGTGCGTCTGTCTGGCTGTCACGTTTTCACAGCCCATGCATTTAGACGATTTCGACGggcgaagccgcaggcatcatctagttaagaattatcatcatcatcatcatcaaccaatagacgtccactgctggacataggtctcttgtagggacttccacacgccacggtcttgcgccgcctggatccagcggctccctgcgactcgtagTTAAGAATAGTCACtaaatatttgtatgagttCTTACCTTTACAGATGGCAGTCTTGTCAGATTTTTCCCGAAAGCATGTCTCTCTTTCGCGTAACTGATGGCCGTGTCCAATGCTGCCTGCGCGATTCCTGTTTCAAGCAAAACTAACTTAACAGCCAGCTTCATAGAAGCGACAACTCGTTGGCGGGTGGATCCTAAAACAGTGCTGTTTCCATAGATGACGGAAAAAACGTTATCTGTGCATTTATAACGTTATACGTTGCAGTATTTGCCGCCCTAGGCCTCAGCTGTCATATAGTAAGACTAGTAAGTACCAGCCGCTCGGCACCCATGCCGTAGCCAGAAatgagggggggaggggggggggggggaataataggtaatatatggaaatccctacaatatacttatattctattctatatatatatatacatttttttttaaagaatattagccatgttaaatgactaatattcccctttcctctccaactaagcgtcaggcttgtgctaggagtaggtacgacaatagtgcaacgggcggggtttgaaccgtcgacctttcggttttcagtccactcctttacccgttgagctatagagGCTCTAACTATTCTATTGAGGCTATTCTATTATagtctatttataattttttatgataCCCACCCATACTTCAAgctaatttctaaataattgcAGAACCGGCATGCGGAACTGAATGAGATATACAATCTCAAATTTCGGCACTGGCAGCAAacgaaccgtggcctagcggtctaAGGCACTCCGGGCGTGATTCCcagggagacgcaggttcgaatcccaccagttccgcaatttttgataggcatttaaaaatcacttatgtccagcagtggacaagGAAGACTTACCGACAGCATGAGCGGCGATGCCGATCCGCCCCTGGTCGAGTTGCGCCATGGCGATCTTGAACCCCTCGCCCGCTTGTCCCAGAAGGCAGCTGTGTGGGACCCGCACGTGTTCCAGCGTGAGGTCACAGGCGGTAGCGGCCCTGAGGACGGCGCTTTAATTCTGTTTTATTTTCCCCCTTTGTGGGAGGGCTAGGGGGTACAGAGGAATTGTTAAGCAAGAGTTCCTCTATATTAGAATGTAAATATATATCaaaactgactgatctgtcaactcACAGCTCCAACCACTgatcggatcgggctgaaatttggcatgcagatagctattatgacgtaggcatccgctaagaaagtatttttgaaaattcaacccctaacggggtgaaataggggtttgaaatttgtgtagtccacgcggacgaagtcgcgagcacaaggtAGTCTAatatatttaagttttaataatgtaaataacgggtatAGTACGCATATATACGGGTAGAATTGGCATTCGGGGTGGGGACGGGGCACCTTCGCAcggcccccgtgctaaccctgtgcggaatagcgcgggtaacgtgcgggagtgcggggtgccccccccccccttaacactccgaatgccatctcaacctgtcgcgtcctATATGTATCATAATAATACAGTATTTTACACAAAATAGTATTAGcgataagcaatcgaaaaatgttaatttcaatttatatattataatgaactttataattcattttatacTACTGTTATATAGTTTTgtgaatttttataattttgctttttaaaatttataattttaacaatttttgtaagtatgtttatgttagtttgtactcgtagtttaattagtgtaattggctttatggccgttctaattaaataataaataaataataatagttaaattatgttatcaaaaattttattagacattggggccgattctcttgtacacaatctctaaactaaactaaattaacaggtctaaatctagtgccatccttttccgcaagcaacattatgaaagggatagcaatagatttaggcgtgacattttagtttagtttagagattgtgtacaatggaattagccacaatgttaagGTAACTAAgaagacaaataaaataataaagcgtCAAATAATGGCGATCGCAAAACTCACCTCACACCCATCAAGGGCTCTTTCTTTCCTCTGAATACACCTTCAGCGTCCAAAGGGACGAGGAAACCTACAACAAAGGACCAACAAcgtttattaggtactagctgacccggcgaacttcataccgcctaacagCCCTTTCGcacggcgtccagttttttgcaggaatcctgttttctgcaggatcccgtttgatggcgaatgtgtttgtatgctagcgttcacacgagcatcccgcatgtgggatcctgcagaaaacgggatcctcCAAAAAACTGaacgccgtgtgaaagggctgtaacagtcgattcttcaatttttttaatgcttacaattttttaaatttttctctccgtaagaaccatcctcgtacttcaaggaatattataaaaaagaattagcgaaatcggttcagctgttctcgagatttgcgatcagcaacacattcaacgattcatttttatatatagagactagctgactagctggtatgctcgcgacttcgtcggcgtggatttaggttttctaaaatcccgtgggaacactttgattttcctggataaaaattatatcatgcaaaaaatcacgtcattccgttgcacagtagcgacgtgattgaaggacaaaccaacaacactttcgcatttataataagttagCGCAATGTCTGCACGGAATTCCGCTAAAATTAGTCCCTAATACTCACAAGCAAGTCCTTTGTGTCTCAGTTCAGGATCAAAGGTGGCAAAGACCACCGTGGCAGCGCCCTCCACTGCCGACGTCACCCAGCTCTTCT is a window encoding:
- the LOC117987708 gene encoding short-chain specific acyl-CoA dehydrogenase, mitochondrial-like isoform X1, with amino-acid sequence MVAGALLKSTKSSLCLLQCMKAVASQSRSFTSQLNAEQLAIQELARNYTNQYLKPNASKLDLQGLFPFEEIKQLTNLGLMGACVDQEYGGLGLDYLSLAVAVEEISRGCASTGMVVSIHNFLYANLVNERGTPEQKERFLSDFTRGGVGCFALSEPDAGSDVANIKTTARQDGDFWILNGKKSWVTSAVEGAATVVFATFDPELRHKGLACFLVPLDAEGVFRGKKEPLMGVSAVLRAATACDLTLEHVRVPHSCLLGQAGEGFKIAMAQLDQGRIGIAAHAVGIAQAALDTAISYAKERHAFGKNLTRLPSVKDRLTDMCIMVETARLLTYRAATDVSTKNSSMAKYVAGRNAAAVADHCVQILGGRGLSTKFNAERHFRDARGTQIYGGVTDIQKRLVGHFLLKEHNAL
- the LOC117987708 gene encoding short-chain specific acyl-CoA dehydrogenase, mitochondrial-like isoform X2 → MVAGALLKSTKSSLCLLQCMKAVASQSRSFTSQLNAEQLAIQELARNYTNQYLKPNASKLDLQGLFPFEEIKQLTNLGLMGACVDQEYGGLGLDYLSLAVAVEEISRGCASTGMVVSIHNFLYANLVNERGTPEQKERFLSDFTRGGVGCFALSEPDAGSDVANIKTTARQDGDFWILNGKKSWVTSAVEGAATVVFATFDPELRHKGLACFLVPLDAEGVFRGKKEPLMGVRAATACDLTLEHVRVPHSCLLGQAGEGFKIAMAQLDQGRIGIAAHAVGIAQAALDTAISYAKERHAFGKNLTRLPSVKDRLTDMCIMVETARLLTYRAATDVSTKNSSMAKYVAGRNAAAVADHCVQILGGRGLSTKFNAERHFRDARGTQIYGGVTDIQKRLVGHFLLKEHNAL